The sequence below is a genomic window from Lolium perenne isolate Kyuss_39 chromosome 7, Kyuss_2.0, whole genome shotgun sequence.
gggaaaattgatatgcttgcttctaaagtcgatagtcttgctactgatgttgatcttttgaaatcgaaagttatgcctaatgaaaatcataataataaaattgttactacagcaaatgccatccaagttagaattaatgagaatataagattgatggccgaattgcgtgctaggtgggaaagagaagaaaatgctaaagaagataatatagctaaagtttggactattaccaccactagcaatgctaatgctccacatgttgctgcacctcctactattaatggtaaaagaattggtgttggcaatgtttccacttctaatgcaaagcgcgaaaaactgcctgaaatcgctaaaatcacTGAAAtcactgtgataaaactgctgaaattttttccaacattggggataatgatcccattgctttagatcataatggtttggattttgatgattgccacatctctgaagttataaagttcttacaaaaacttgctaagagtcctaatgctagcacTATAAATTTggttttcacgaaacatattacaaatgctctcataaaagctagaggagagaaactagaacgtgaagcttctattcctaggaagctagaggatggttgggagcccatcattaagatgaaggtcaatgactttgattgtaatgctttatgtgatcttggtgcaagtatttccgttatgcctaagaaaatctataatatgcttgacttgccaccattgaaaaattgttatttggatgttaatcttgctgataattctacaaagaaaccgttggggagagttgataatgttcgcattaccgttaacaataaccttgtccccgttgattttgttgtcttggatattgaatgcaatgcatcttgtcccattatattgggaagaccttttcttcgaactattggtgctatcattaatatgaaggaagggaatattaaatatcaatttcctctcaagaaaggtatggaacacttccctagaaagagaatgaagttaccttttgaatctattattagaacaaattatgatgttgatgcttcgtctcttgataatacttgatacacactttctgcgcctagctgaaaggagttaaagaaaagcgcttatgggagacaacccatgtttttactactgcacttttattttatatttgagtcttggaagttgttactactgtaacaacctctccttatcttagttttgtgcattgttgtgccaagtaaagtcgttgatagtaaggttcatactagatttggattactgcgcagaaacagatttctgcgctgtcacgaatctgggcctaattctctgtaggtaactcagaaaattatgccaatttacgtgagtgatcctcagatatgtacgcaactttcattcaatttgagaattttcatttgagcaagtatggtgcctcaataaaattcgtctttatgaactgttctgttttgacagattctgccttttatttcgcattgcgtgttttgctatgcttgatggatttttcgattccattaactttcagtagctttgtgcaatgtccagaagtgttaagaatgattatgtaacctctgaacatgtgaattttgattgtgcactaaccctctaatgagttgttttgagtttggtgtggaggaagttttcaaggatcaagagaggaggatgatacaatatgatcaaggagagtgaaagatctaagcttggggatgccccggtggttcacccctgcatatttcaagaagactcaagcgtctaagcttagggatgcccaaggcatccccttcttcatcgacaacattatcaggttcctctagtgaaactatatttttattccatcacatcttatgcactttgcttggagcgtctgtttgtttttgtttttgtttttgtttgaataagatggatcctagcattcattgtgtgggagagagacatgctccgctgttgcatatggacaaatatgtccttaggctttactcatagtattcatggcgaaggttgaatcttcttcgttaatttgttatatggttggaaacgggaaatgctacatgtagtaattggtaaaatgtcttgagtaatgtgatacttggcaattgttgtgctcatgtttaagctcttgcatcatatactttgcacctattaatgaagaaatacatagagcttgctaaaatttggtttgcataattggtctctctaaggtctagataatttctagtaaagagtttgaacaacaaggaagacggtgtagagtcttataatgtctacaatatgtcttttatgtgagttttgctgcaccgcttcatccttgtgtttgtttcaaataaccttgctagcctaaaccttgtatcgagagggaatacttctcatgcatccaaaacccttgagccaaccactatgccatttgtgtccaccatacctacctactacatggtacactacaagaaaagttctgataggcaacgtcccaaaatcgtccgctaaggggtgtttttcgtcgcctatgggcctaacccgacgatatgggttctgttgtcgaaactgcgtcaggcaaagtcctaccacgttttttccggtccgtcgcgcttgggtgcccttccgccacggaaaatcggaccgttgcagaagtgtttccgggagcccgttgactgctgacgtcatgcaaccgacacgtggcgacgcagttaatcgcgattaacggcgttaaccgctgaaaccccgtggtagatggtaggcccacacgaggcctgccacatcttaagcgggccggcccattaagtttgcgggccgggccagctgacttagtttgaccggtcaactatatagctgggctggtccattagttacgtgggccgggcctaacctctaaggttgactggtcaaaacattaatgggccggcccactaagcatgtgggtcgggccgaatgcactcatttgactggtcaacaggcaaaagggccggcccacaaaacatgtgggacccactttcatgttatcgggccggcccatttaccaagtggggtccaccttaaagcaagtgggccggcccaagaagttattgggccggcccaattagcacgtgggtcccactttcctgctaatcgggccggcccatttagtgcgtggggtccacattagatcaaatgggccggcccaccaagccgatgggccgggccaaaagcacagtggatcccactttctgttaatgggccagcccatttagtatgtggggtccaccatatagcaagtgggccggcccaacaagatagtgggccggccaaaacacagtgggtcccactttccagttaaagggccggcccatttagtatgtggggtccaccatatagcaagtgggccggcccaacaagctagtgtgccgggccaaaagcacaggtgggtcccacttcccagttaaagggccggcccatttagtatgtggggtccaccatataacaagtgggccggcccaacacgctagtgggccgggccaaaaacgcaagtgggtcccactttcctcttaaagggccggcccatttagtatgtggggtccgtcatgtagcaagtgggccggcccaacaagacaaaggccggccaaaagcacagtgggtcccactttcctcgttAACTGCCGGcccagtaagtaagtgagccggcccaaaatgaaagtgggtcccacactactgtcaatgggccggcccaatctgttatagggccctggttgtttgactagtcaacttgcattaaattacatgagcctaaaatctgatatcaatgatacacacaattacatacacaaataaaataactaggaaaattacaaggcaattaatgtgcccaaataaaaaaaattacatagaatcattgaggacttctattagcatcatcaataacatgttgacatttggcaatcgccttgattgaatcttgtgtactcttggtcaacatatcagctacagaccttaaagcagcaataccatgtcttttataaagtacagccttgagatgttcactgtttgatgaaaagaatggtctaggttgacggctatgagaggatgcatcagaacaaagatcagaactttttgtgggcctctcttctaatgaagattgcttcatcagaactgtattctgataataatgcaaaaagacttaaacgatgaactatgcaaacatgtattaagcattgtcgatatgagatagtcaaaagtactaagcgcagacttacattatatcgttgcataggctcacgccggaaccttttttgcgctctatcttctactaaggacttcttcattacaactgcattctagtaatattgcaaacatagttacaacagtgaactattcaaacatttattatgcaatgtagatataagataataacaagttgcataaataagacaatgtatggaacttgtactaagcagacttacatcataatgttgcacagggtcgctttggcgactatcttctaatgatgactgcttcactaaaactgcattctggtaatattgcaaaaatagttacaacaattaactattcaaacatgtattacgcaatgtagagatcagataacagcatgtagcaggacatactggctcgctgcaggtccttctcttgtgtgcactagtcgtggtcgacatgcctgtcattttaggttcagccatcaagtgaaatgctaatcctcctgctccattgtccttaatctgtgtttagatatcacatttaagaccaagtcagctggtttcaaataacaaaaaacttgagctgccaaatgaataagccaatatttaccagatatcagataaaaaccaactagatgttgctttgcatgagatacgaatttcagacattcagatttagagtagggtaatgccaaggttttccacataaagtaaactggcattaagaatgaccaaatgtcaggttcaaatcaccttcgccgtTGCTCcaggacaagcatatcaaataggcagaaacatagtaaagcatggatggcattgctatggcagggttccaagtgtttatctcttgcataaggaacaatgcatataggttatagataataacggaagtaaactgccaaagttaccaaccaagaactcagattccaaccttccctagcgtccccgctgttaatgttggatattctaataagtggttcgcatgatcaatccctaggaaaaataacattgacaagttagtctacgataatacaaagaccagacatgcatgcagcaataactatacaagctgcacgacaggagcattcatggaaaaaaatagctataagctaaagacgaggtataagagcaagcagcttggaaatgcacatagcatgattataaaagcagtaaaagaatagcagacacgagaaaacagctagcggctagcggtgagctaatgacgtggtataagaacaaccagattggaaatgcccatagcatgactataaaaggaatagcatgcagtacaaaaacagttggcagcaaatgaatgggtcccctataaatatgtggatgcacacaggtgtcagtagaatgaacaggatagtAGCGACCGaataatgctttggtactgtacaatatttaaacgaacttcatgcgaagtaacacatcaagaaatttaatggcatatgagatctgcaaataactacacaaaacatggctaaagaaacaccgtgatctaacgggccagcgtactaaccaagctgcggcggggtggacgggggcggcaacttgcattccagcggcggcgaacgcgggagacgatgagtcgaccctgtttcagtaga
It includes:
- the LOC127312468 gene encoding uncharacterized protein, with protein sequence MAEPKMTGMSTTTSAHKRRTCSEPNAVLVKQSSLEDSRQSDPVQHYDNAVVMKKSLVEDRAQKRFRREPMQRYNNTVLMKQSSLEERPTKSSDLCSDASSHSRQPRPFFSSNSEHLKAVLYKRHGIAALRSVADMLTKSTQDSIKAIAKCQHVIDDANRSPQ